Proteins from one Bacteroidia bacterium genomic window:
- a CDS encoding clan AA aspartic protease, translating to MTTTLPLQVKNIGGDGYHLLTRISVNGMPALVVVDTGASRTVFDAERIRELEKKQRARKHPMLSSGLGTSTMESQVLVISRLQIGSFILKNYKSILLDLSHVNQSYEQLGLSPVCGVLGSDLLKKFRARISFPQKSLRLEK from the coding sequence GTGACCACTACCCTTCCGCTCCAGGTAAAAAATATCGGCGGTGACGGCTATCACCTCCTGACCCGCATTTCCGTGAATGGGATGCCTGCCCTCGTGGTAGTGGATACCGGTGCTTCACGTACCGTATTTGATGCGGAACGAATCAGGGAACTGGAGAAAAAACAGAGAGCGCGCAAACACCCGATGCTCTCCTCAGGCCTTGGTACCAGCACCATGGAAAGTCAGGTGCTGGTGATCAGCCGTCTTCAGATCGGATCATTCATTCTGAAAAATTACAAAAGCATACTCCTGGATCTTTCACACGTGAATCAGAGTTACGAACAGCTGGGACTTTCACCCGTGTGCGGAGTGCTGGGCTCAGATCTGCTGAAAAAATTCAGAGCGAGGATCTCTTTCCCTCAAAAATCACTCCGGCTGGAGAAATAA
- the mdh gene encoding malate dehydrogenase, with protein sequence MKVTVVGAGNVGATCADVIAHRELCNEVVLLDIKENFAEGKALDIWQTAPVNMYDTRIKGSTNDYSKTANSDVVVITSGLPRKPGMSRDDLISTNAMIVKTVTENVIKHSPNAIIIIVSNPLDVMTYCAYLTAKIDSSRVFGMAGILDTARYRAFLAEALNCSPKDIQAVLMGGHGDTMVPLPRYTTVSGIPVTELIAKDKLDAIIERTKKGGGEIVNLLGTSAWYAPGASAAQMVEAIVRDQKRIFPCCALLNGQYGLKDIYLGVPVKLGKKGIEEILELKLNAEETKLLQSSAKSVKEVMDVLDNMKVVA encoded by the coding sequence ATGAAAGTAACCGTAGTAGGAGCAGGCAACGTTGGAGCAACCTGCGCTGATGTGATCGCTCATCGTGAATTGTGCAACGAGGTTGTGCTTCTTGACATCAAAGAAAATTTTGCTGAAGGAAAGGCCCTGGATATCTGGCAGACCGCCCCGGTGAATATGTATGACACCCGCATTAAAGGCTCCACCAATGATTATTCCAAAACGGCCAACTCTGATGTAGTGGTAATCACTTCCGGCCTGCCGCGCAAGCCGGGTATGAGCCGCGACGATCTTATTTCCACGAATGCCATGATCGTTAAAACCGTTACTGAAAATGTGATCAAACATTCTCCGAACGCTATTATTATTATTGTTTCGAATCCGCTGGATGTGATGACCTATTGTGCCTATCTCACCGCAAAGATTGATTCCTCGCGCGTGTTCGGCATGGCCGGCATTCTTGATACGGCGCGCTACCGTGCATTTCTTGCCGAAGCCCTGAACTGTTCACCCAAAGATATTCAGGCCGTACTCATGGGTGGGCACGGCGATACTATGGTGCCGCTGCCCCGCTACACTACTGTTTCCGGCATTCCGGTTACTGAACTTATCGCGAAAGACAAACTGGATGCGATCATCGAGCGTACGAAGAAAGGAGGAGGCGAGATCGTTAATCTTCTTGGAACATCTGCATGGTACGCCCCGGGAGCTTCCGCAGCACAGATGGTAGAAGCCATCGTTCGCGACCAAAAAAGGATTTTCCCCTGTTGCGCTCTGCTGAACGGCCAGTACGGACTGAAAGACATCTATCTGGGTGTTCCTGTAAAACTCGGAAAGAAAGGAATTGAGGAGATCCTTGAACTCAAACTCAACGCAGAGGAAACCAAGTTACTTCAATCATCTGCAAAATCTGTGAAGGAAGTGATGGATGTTCTTGACAACATGAAAGTAGTGGCCTGA
- a CDS encoding gliding motility-associated C-terminal domain-containing protein: MKYWILHISLAITSLLLSGQVQPPFWVDKDTTLCSPQPVTLTANVNIPGANYATTSYSVGSIPYTPDPYNGGTPLVWQTNGDDEVHGPFNIGFTFCFMGSPRTQFYIGINGWVGFANGPTTYTSLAIPSTNANVPKECIMGPWQDWYPGFNNASVNYAVYGVAPYRRLVVSWDNSAMFSCTNLTGRFQIILYETSNIIENHIQNKPNCLTWGGGTAVQGLHDFSGTLAFPVTGRNSTQWTAVNDAVRYTPNGAFTPFQIDWYDLPGNNLLGSGSTITVNPVTNTQYYAVVTYLCSNGTDADTVDVNISTAINASTVFSDDTCNISSGTATVNVSGGVGPYAYAWSNGDTQVMADSLSGGTYTVVITDVNGCTASTTATVNSLMPPVANFSYSPSVITLIDPEAQFTDLSAGATLWYWDFGDGNTSTTQHPLHTYLLDGTYLVTLIVENQFGCTDTVTQTLLVEGYFTFYIPNAFTPNNSGSNEIFAAEFTGIEEQGYEMFIFSRWGDVVFHTTDPNQGWYGSYNNSGPMVQEGVYVYLFKFRDFKSYGHEIRGHVTVIK, encoded by the coding sequence ATGAAGTATTGGATTTTACATATATCTCTGGCAATCACTTCGTTGCTTTTGTCCGGTCAGGTGCAGCCTCCTTTCTGGGTGGACAAAGACACTACGCTTTGTTCTCCGCAGCCGGTAACGCTTACGGCGAATGTAAACATTCCCGGTGCAAATTACGCAACCACATCCTATTCTGTGGGAAGCATTCCGTACACGCCGGATCCTTATAACGGTGGTACACCATTGGTGTGGCAAACCAACGGCGACGATGAGGTACACGGGCCATTCAATATTGGTTTCACTTTTTGCTTCATGGGTTCTCCCAGGACGCAATTTTATATTGGTATAAACGGATGGGTTGGTTTCGCCAACGGACCTACCACTTACACTTCCCTCGCTATTCCCAGCACGAATGCAAACGTGCCGAAAGAGTGCATCATGGGACCCTGGCAGGATTGGTATCCCGGTTTCAACAACGCAAGTGTGAATTATGCGGTTTACGGGGTTGCTCCGTACCGCCGGCTGGTGGTATCCTGGGATAATTCCGCCATGTTCTCCTGCACTAACCTGACCGGCCGTTTCCAGATCATTCTTTACGAGACGTCGAACATTATCGAAAATCATATTCAGAACAAACCCAACTGCCTTACCTGGGGAGGGGGAACCGCCGTACAGGGATTGCATGATTTTTCCGGAACACTTGCATTTCCGGTCACGGGCAGAAACAGCACGCAATGGACCGCAGTGAACGATGCCGTCCGGTACACCCCGAATGGTGCCTTCACGCCGTTTCAGATCGACTGGTATGACCTGCCCGGGAATAATCTGCTTGGCTCCGGTTCTACCATTACGGTTAACCCAGTTACCAATACACAGTATTATGCGGTAGTAACCTATCTCTGTTCAAACGGAACCGATGCAGATACGGTAGATGTTAATATATCCACTGCGATCAATGCGAGTACGGTTTTTTCCGACGACACCTGTAATATCAGCAGCGGAACAGCCACCGTGAATGTTTCCGGAGGAGTTGGCCCTTATGCATATGCATGGAGCAACGGGGATACACAAGTTATGGCCGACAGTCTCTCAGGAGGAACATATACCGTTGTCATTACGGATGTGAACGGATGCACAGCCAGCACAACGGCAACTGTAAATTCCCTAATGCCTCCTGTGGCAAATTTTTCTTACTCTCCTTCCGTGATCACGCTGATTGACCCCGAGGCTCAGTTCACGGATCTGTCCGCAGGAGCTACCTTATGGTATTGGGATTTCGGAGACGGAAATACTTCCACAACTCAGCACCCCCTGCACACATACCTCCTGGATGGTACCTATCTGGTTACACTGATAGTGGAGAACCAGTTCGGCTGCACCGATACCGTAACGCAGACGTTACTGGTGGAAGGTTATTTTACCTTCTATATTCCCAATGCTTTTACTCCGAACAACTCCGGTTCTAACGAGATTTTCGCCGCAGAATTTACCGGAATCGAAGAGCAGGGATATGAAATGTTTATATTCTCGCGCTGGGGCGATGTGGTTTTCCATACTACCGACCCGAATCAGGGATGGTACGGTTCCTACAATAATTCAGGACCAATGGTTCAGGAAGGTGTCTACGTTTATTTATTTAAGTTTCGTGATTTTAAATCCTATGGCCACGAAATCCGTGGGCATGTAACAGTAATAAAGTAA
- a CDS encoding 30S ribosomal protein S21, whose translation MIIVQVKEGETLEKALKKFKKKFEKTGAVRELRRRQSFTKPSVRKRDTWKAAVHRQKLQLEEA comes from the coding sequence ATGATTATTGTGCAAGTGAAAGAAGGAGAAACGCTGGAAAAGGCATTAAAGAAATTCAAGAAGAAATTCGAGAAAACTGGTGCTGTTCGCGAACTCCGTCGCCGTCAGTCCTTTACCAAACCATCCGTGCGCAAGCGCGATACCTGGAAAGCAGCTGTACATCGTCAGAAACTTCAGCTGGAAGAGGCTTAG
- a CDS encoding ZIP family metal transporter — MGLWEYIILVAGVLLSGAFVLFVKVQPRILKLLLAFSGAFLFSVSIMHLLPEVYSEGEHQVGIFILAGFILQIIIEFFSEGIEHGHIHVHSKQEQRFPFTMMIALSVHSFLEGLPLAETFGGDDHTHHSLFTGIILHNIPISIALCTLLLQSGTRRTTAILWLLMFALMTPAGALAGEWLSACVQDMHSAVRYPMALVVGIFLHISTTILFESSENHRFNIIKLLIILAGAGIGILL, encoded by the coding sequence ATGGGACTTTGGGAATATATCATCCTTGTTGCAGGGGTCCTGTTATCAGGCGCCTTTGTTCTGTTTGTGAAGGTTCAGCCCCGCATTCTGAAATTGCTGCTGGCGTTCAGCGGGGCGTTTCTGTTTTCTGTTAGTATTATGCACCTGTTGCCGGAAGTGTATTCCGAGGGGGAACACCAGGTGGGAATATTTATTCTGGCAGGATTTATTCTTCAGATCATCATTGAGTTTTTCTCTGAAGGAATTGAACATGGTCACATCCATGTTCACAGCAAACAGGAACAGCGCTTCCCATTCACGATGATGATTGCCCTCTCCGTCCACTCATTTCTTGAAGGACTTCCGCTCGCGGAAACCTTTGGGGGGGATGATCACACGCATCATTCTCTTTTTACGGGTATTATTCTTCATAATATTCCCATCTCCATTGCGCTCTGCACACTACTTCTGCAAAGTGGCACCCGGCGAACTACGGCCATCCTGTGGCTGCTGATGTTTGCTCTCATGACTCCGGCCGGTGCACTGGCAGGTGAATGGCTTAGTGCCTGTGTACAGGATATGCATTCGGCCGTCCGGTATCCCATGGCCCTTGTGGTAGGAATCTTTCTGCATATAAGCACCACCATTTTGTTCGAATCCAGCGAGAACCACCGGTTCAATATCATCAAACTGCTCATTATTCTTGCCGGCGCAGGAATCGGGATACTCTTATAA
- a CDS encoding class I SAM-dependent methyltransferase, with product MEHEWYKSWFNSEFYPILYRHRNDEEAARFITALLHAHPVSPGSRILDAPCGNGRHGRMLAGLGFSVTGIDLSEEAILSARERSSGAEEYLVQDMRCIFRTNYYDMVLNIFSSFGYGTVRDDRKILQNFYHSLKPKGLLVLDFLNTAVTLHHLVPEETTEREGIRFTIRRRHEHGKIIKQIQVAHGTHIFHFCESITDHSPVALEQLLKEAGFIIHARYGDYSLEEFSQESSPRIIFVTEKS from the coding sequence ATGGAACATGAATGGTATAAGAGCTGGTTTAACAGTGAATTCTATCCCATCCTGTACCGTCACCGAAACGATGAAGAAGCAGCCAGGTTCATCACCGCGCTCCTTCATGCTCATCCGGTCAGTCCGGGATCGCGCATCCTGGACGCTCCCTGCGGAAACGGGCGCCACGGGAGAATGCTGGCCGGACTTGGCTTCAGTGTTACCGGCATTGACCTTTCCGAAGAAGCCATACTTTCTGCGCGGGAACGCTCGTCGGGCGCAGAGGAATACCTTGTTCAGGATATGCGGTGTATTTTCCGCACGAACTATTACGATATGGTGCTAAATATCTTCTCGAGCTTCGGATATGGTACCGTGCGTGACGACCGGAAGATTCTGCAGAATTTTTATCATTCCCTGAAGCCGAAAGGACTTCTGGTACTGGACTTTCTGAATACTGCTGTTACGCTTCATCATCTTGTACCGGAGGAAACAACAGAGCGCGAGGGGATCCGTTTCACGATCCGCCGCCGGCACGAGCACGGGAAGATCATAAAACAGATTCAGGTTGCGCATGGCACTCACATTTTCCATTTCTGCGAATCTATAACCGATCATAGTCCGGTGGCGCTGGAACAACTCCTGAAGGAGGCCGGATTTATAATTCATGCCAGATACGGTGATTATTCGCTTGAAGAATTCAGTCAGGAATCTTCTCCAAGAATTATATTTGTAACCGAAAAATCCTGA
- a CDS encoding SpoIIE family protein phosphatase — MRTTRLPFAFRLFFLLICAGCVQAQDLKFYHLTTKQGLSQTVINCMIKDSRGFMWFGTQDGLNRYDGYTFTVFRNDPEDTNSISDNYINCLLEDQEGRIWIGTNVGGLNVYDPVLNRFVRYRHEENNDQSLSDNKVFCIMAAPGGGFVVGTDNGLNFFDGESNRFRRYLAEDTPKALIDASIRCLATDEKDNIWVGTFRGGLHRFRAQEGVFDYFSPVEQQIPGAVDKSEKIRTIYCDKDGLFWIGTYNGGTFLFDPLKEKYLKCFLADSGPEGITHNWVLSFAEDKRGMIWVATNDSGLCFYNKSTGKFTRQYSDEFDPLGLSSNSLSSLLCDETGNMWVGTSTNGVNVFFRNTLKFSHVRRRVGSENTLPDKIIYCVYKDKSNQVWFCAKGAELSKLDLQTGKFTHYKDVCEAQNKTILTIYESPNGLFYLGSYGGGISIFDPGQGRAVPIRDDEFKGEKLTNKTILNIRADKLGHLWISTFGGGLFRFDPVNYGLEVLNVSKGLAHNRVHYSYQASDGLIWVATQGGISVVDPLTFKVIRNYKAGNSDSSITSNTVYSFYQDRQGNIWVATGIGLNRISAGDGKIQKFYQKDGMANDNIYGILEDKKGNLWLSTNKGITRFNPGTKNINGSAFKNYEAIDGLAEGEYLQGSFFKDAVTDELYFGGNDGFNTFLPEKIEENEHIPPVFITSFKRFGKEVQLDTNILYKRFIELSYRDNFFSFEFVSLDYTLPGKNLYSYKMEGVDEDWSAPSTIRYASYTNLEGGDYVFRVRASNNDGVWNEAGAVIHIRVIPPVYKTKTFYAICVILLLIGIWSFTKWRTRAIEKEKKLLEDKVAERTAELAQKNLDIMSSIQYAKRIQEAILPEMKEIRKHLPDSFVLFKPKDIVSGDFYWFGTKGGKKIIAAVDCTGHGVPGAFMSMIGNNLLSQIVMEKGITDPGLILNELNAGVRAALRQGIHEVDTKDGMDVALCVINPETREVQFSGAFRPLVIVHEGKLEKVDGTKFPIGGSQMDNERVFTTSARTMEKGDTLYMFSDGYADQFGGERGKKFMLKKLNELFLAIQELGMNRQKEELDQTIETWRGHHEQVDDILIIGVRL, encoded by the coding sequence ATGAGGACGACTCGTCTTCCCTTCGCGTTCCGCTTATTTTTTCTTCTCATCTGTGCAGGGTGTGTGCAGGCGCAGGATCTGAAATTTTATCATCTTACAACCAAGCAGGGATTATCCCAAACCGTCATCAATTGCATGATCAAGGATTCCAGAGGGTTCATGTGGTTTGGAACCCAGGATGGTCTGAACCGGTATGACGGATACACCTTTACGGTGTTCCGGAACGACCCTGAGGATACCAACTCCATTTCCGACAACTATATCAATTGCCTGCTGGAGGATCAAGAAGGCAGAATATGGATCGGTACCAATGTGGGAGGCTTGAATGTGTATGATCCCGTTCTGAACAGGTTTGTCCGTTACCGGCACGAGGAGAATAACGACCAGTCGCTCAGCGACAATAAAGTCTTTTGCATTATGGCCGCTCCCGGCGGCGGATTTGTGGTGGGTACGGATAATGGCCTTAATTTTTTTGACGGCGAGAGCAATCGTTTCAGACGTTACCTGGCGGAGGACACGCCAAAGGCGCTGATTGATGCCAGTATCCGTTGTCTGGCCACCGACGAAAAAGATAACATCTGGGTTGGTACATTCAGGGGAGGGTTGCATCGCTTCCGGGCGCAGGAAGGGGTATTTGATTATTTCAGTCCGGTGGAACAGCAAATTCCCGGAGCTGTTGACAAGAGTGAGAAAATCCGGACGATTTACTGTGACAAGGATGGCTTATTCTGGATCGGAACCTATAACGGCGGAACCTTTCTCTTTGATCCGCTGAAGGAGAAATACCTGAAATGTTTTCTTGCAGACAGCGGGCCGGAAGGGATAACCCATAACTGGGTGCTATCCTTTGCGGAAGATAAGAGGGGAATGATCTGGGTGGCAACCAACGACAGTGGTTTGTGTTTTTATAATAAGAGCACCGGCAAATTCACACGGCAGTACTCGGATGAATTCGACCCACTGGGGTTGTCCAGTAATTCCCTTTCAAGCTTATTGTGCGACGAAACCGGAAACATGTGGGTGGGCACTTCAACGAATGGGGTCAATGTGTTTTTCAGGAACACTCTTAAGTTCAGCCATGTCCGAAGAAGAGTGGGTTCAGAAAATACTTTGCCGGACAAAATCATATACTGTGTTTACAAGGACAAAAGCAATCAGGTTTGGTTTTGTGCCAAGGGAGCCGAGTTGAGTAAGCTGGATCTTCAAACGGGAAAGTTCACGCACTACAAGGACGTTTGCGAGGCACAGAACAAAACGATTCTTACAATTTACGAATCTCCCAATGGGCTTTTCTACCTGGGTTCCTATGGCGGCGGAATTTCTATTTTCGATCCAGGGCAGGGCAGGGCAGTACCGATCAGAGACGATGAATTCAAGGGGGAGAAGCTTACAAATAAAACCATTCTTAATATCCGGGCAGATAAACTTGGACACCTCTGGATTTCTACCTTCGGCGGCGGCTTATTCCGGTTCGATCCGGTGAATTACGGACTGGAGGTGCTCAATGTTTCCAAAGGACTGGCGCATAACCGCGTACATTATTCCTACCAGGCATCGGACGGACTCATCTGGGTTGCCACACAAGGAGGCATTTCCGTTGTGGATCCCCTCACGTTTAAAGTGATCCGAAACTACAAGGCCGGAAACAGCGACAGCTCCATCACTTCCAATACGGTCTACTCATTCTATCAGGATCGCCAGGGAAATATCTGGGTAGCTACGGGTATCGGGCTTAACCGCATTTCCGCGGGAGACGGGAAAATTCAAAAGTTTTACCAGAAAGACGGGATGGCGAATGATAATATTTACGGTATTCTGGAGGATAAGAAAGGAAACCTCTGGCTGAGCACCAATAAGGGAATCACCCGGTTCAATCCGGGCACGAAGAATATTAATGGTTCGGCCTTTAAAAATTATGAAGCAATTGACGGACTCGCAGAAGGTGAATATTTGCAAGGAAGCTTTTTCAAAGACGCCGTAACCGATGAGCTGTATTTCGGGGGGAACGATGGGTTTAACACGTTTCTGCCGGAAAAAATAGAGGAGAATGAGCATATACCCCCAGTATTCATTACATCATTTAAGCGTTTCGGTAAAGAAGTACAGCTGGATACAAATATTCTGTACAAAAGGTTTATAGAACTTTCTTACCGGGATAATTTCTTTTCCTTCGAATTTGTTTCACTCGACTATACTCTTCCCGGGAAGAATCTTTATTCCTACAAAATGGAAGGAGTGGATGAGGACTGGAGCGCTCCAAGCACCATCCGCTACGCGTCTTATACCAACCTGGAGGGGGGCGACTATGTTTTCAGAGTGCGTGCTTCCAACAATGATGGTGTTTGGAATGAAGCTGGTGCAGTAATTCATATCCGGGTAATACCGCCGGTGTATAAAACAAAAACATTCTACGCGATTTGCGTAATACTGTTGCTGATTGGAATATGGAGCTTCACCAAGTGGCGAACAAGAGCCATTGAGAAGGAGAAAAAACTGTTGGAAGATAAAGTGGCAGAACGCACCGCAGAGCTGGCGCAAAAAAACCTGGATATTATGTCCAGCATTCAGTATGCCAAGCGGATTCAGGAGGCCATCCTTCCGGAAATGAAAGAGATACGGAAACATCTGCCGGATTCGTTCGTTCTATTCAAACCCAAGGATATTGTCAGCGGGGATTTTTATTGGTTCGGAACTAAGGGCGGAAAAAAGATCATCGCCGCAGTGGACTGTACAGGACACGGGGTACCGGGGGCATTCATGTCTATGATCGGAAATAACCTCCTCTCACAGATCGTTATGGAAAAAGGAATTACCGATCCTGGTCTGATCCTTAATGAGCTCAATGCCGGTGTCAGGGCCGCCTTGCGCCAGGGTATTCATGAGGTGGATACAAAAGACGGGATGGATGTGGCTCTTTGTGTGATAAACCCGGAAACACGCGAAGTGCAGTTTTCCGGTGCTTTCCGGCCTTTGGTAATTGTGCATGAAGGCAAACTGGAAAAGGTAGACGGCACCAAATTCCCGATCGGTGGTTCCCAAATGGACAATGAAAGAGTGTTCACTACCAGCGCCCGAACCATGGAAAAAGGTGATACTCTATATATGTTCTCAGACGGGTATGCCGACCAGTTTGGCGGAGAAAGAGGAAAGAAGTTTATGCTCAAAAAGCTGAATGAGTTGTTCCTCGCCATCCAGGAATTGGGAATGAACAGGCAGAAAGAGGAGCTGGATCAAACCATCGAAACCTGGAGAGGTCATCATGAACAGGTGGATGACATCCTCATCATAGGGGTAAGGCTCTAA
- a CDS encoding DUF1987 domain-containing protein — MEKLTIEGTPKTPTISFDFGTGTLEIKGRSIPENSIEFYKPLVETLEKYSSKPQSATAVNIQLEYFNTSSSKCILDVFKKLEAIHKGGSQITINWYYEQDDEDMLEAGEDYQAIINVPFKMIQVEE; from the coding sequence ATGGAAAAGTTGACCATTGAAGGAACTCCGAAGACCCCGACTATCAGCTTCGACTTTGGAACAGGAACACTGGAGATTAAGGGAAGATCAATTCCCGAGAACTCTATTGAATTCTACAAGCCGCTGGTTGAAACACTGGAGAAGTATTCTTCTAAACCGCAGTCGGCTACGGCCGTGAACATTCAGCTGGAATATTTTAATACCAGCTCATCCAAGTGTATACTGGATGTGTTCAAGAAGCTGGAGGCAATTCACAAGGGAGGAAGCCAGATTACCATCAACTGGTACTATGAGCAGGACGATGAGGATATGCTCGAAGCGGGAGAAGATTATCAGGCCATTATCAATGTGCCTTTCAAGATGATCCAGGTAGAGGAATAA
- the priA gene encoding primosomal protein N', which translates to MERKTFFADVIVPVSVPNLYTYRIPHELSGSVTEGQRVIIPFGKSKLYTGIIRRIHETPPSHYTAKYIETILDDHPVVHPVQLLFWEWVANYYIAHPGDVLNAALPSGLKLSSETKVVLFPEPATETLLTDSEFLVAEALRSKGELSMQEIAAVTGSKSNYALIRSMREKKVICLVEEIKDRFKAKTESRVRFRDEFRNENRLGELLNNLEKKAPKQVDLLLDMIRRSGISSAQEREVTRSELNDISALPALVKKGVLEVYEVEVGRFRPTRASDKEKTLSDKQCAAFEELSQSLLRQRVSLLHGVTSSGKTEIYTRFIRETLDAGKQVLYLIPEIAITTQLLERLLKYFGEAVGVYHSRFNENERVEIWNTVLHFTGKCAPGGPYAPFSMIIGARSSLFLPWKDLGLIIIDEEHDASFKQQDPSPRYHARDAAIFMASLFDAKVILGSATPSIESYRNASEGKYGLVSLEERHGGTALPHIHVVDLKKEWKEKTMKGHFSPQLLEGIRLAVSNGEQVILFQNRRGFAPVLECQWCGWRPVCTQCDVSMVYHKTSHQLRCHYCGATSAMPASCHACGDTHLKLKGFGTEQIEEELNLYLPGLCISRMDLDTTRSRQAHFQLVKDFEDGKIQVLVGTQMITKGLDFEHVSLVGIMDADGLLGFPDFRAHERAFQLMEQVAGRAGRRLQRGNVIIQSRNPDHPVIRCVTKHDYLSMFREELSQRIQLGFPPETRLIEILLLHRDLATLEGASAAFAEMLREPLGKRVLGPEFPIIPRVRNYYRKKILIRIETGASVSEIKNRVRKIILRFREDPAYRPVQVQTDVDPY; encoded by the coding sequence ATGGAGCGCAAGACTTTTTTCGCGGATGTGATCGTTCCGGTTTCTGTTCCCAACCTGTACACCTACCGTATTCCCCATGAACTTTCAGGATCAGTAACCGAGGGTCAGCGTGTTATTATTCCGTTCGGCAAATCAAAGCTTTACACCGGCATCATCCGGCGTATACACGAAACACCCCCCTCCCATTATACCGCCAAATACATTGAAACCATACTGGACGATCACCCTGTTGTTCATCCCGTTCAGCTGCTTTTCTGGGAGTGGGTGGCAAACTATTATATCGCTCATCCGGGCGATGTGCTGAACGCAGCTCTGCCTTCCGGGCTCAAACTCTCCAGTGAAACAAAAGTGGTTTTGTTTCCTGAGCCGGCCACAGAAACTTTGCTCACGGATTCTGAATTTCTGGTAGCGGAAGCACTTCGTTCGAAGGGAGAGCTCAGCATGCAGGAGATCGCCGCAGTAACCGGATCAAAAAGCAACTATGCCCTTATCCGTTCGATGCGTGAAAAAAAAGTTATCTGCCTGGTAGAAGAGATCAAGGATCGTTTCAAAGCAAAAACGGAAAGCAGGGTTCGCTTCAGGGATGAATTCCGGAACGAAAACCGATTGGGTGAACTATTGAACAACCTGGAAAAAAAGGCACCCAAACAGGTAGACCTTCTGCTCGACATGATCCGGAGAAGCGGAATCAGCAGCGCGCAGGAACGTGAAGTAACACGCAGCGAACTCAACGACATATCCGCCCTTCCGGCTCTGGTAAAAAAAGGGGTACTGGAAGTATATGAAGTGGAGGTGGGAAGATTCAGGCCAACGCGCGCGAGCGATAAGGAAAAGACCCTCTCAGATAAACAGTGCGCTGCATTCGAAGAACTCAGCCAATCCCTGTTGCGGCAACGCGTAAGTTTGCTGCACGGCGTAACCTCCAGCGGAAAAACGGAGATTTATACCCGTTTTATACGCGAAACCCTGGATGCGGGAAAGCAGGTGCTCTATCTTATTCCTGAAATCGCCATCACTACTCAGCTGCTGGAACGACTCCTGAAGTATTTCGGGGAAGCGGTAGGAGTTTACCACAGCCGGTTCAATGAGAATGAAAGAGTAGAGATATGGAATACGGTTTTACATTTCACCGGAAAGTGCGCTCCGGGCGGCCCGTACGCTCCCTTCAGCATGATTATCGGTGCACGGTCTTCACTCTTTCTGCCCTGGAAAGATCTTGGCCTGATCATCATTGATGAAGAACATGATGCCTCTTTCAAACAGCAGGATCCTTCACCGCGCTATCATGCAAGGGATGCCGCCATTTTTATGGCCTCGCTCTTCGATGCGAAAGTGATTCTGGGGTCTGCCACACCCTCGATTGAATCGTACCGCAACGCCTCGGAAGGGAAGTACGGTTTAGTTTCGCTGGAGGAGAGACACGGAGGTACTGCGCTTCCTCACATTCATGTGGTGGACCTGAAAAAAGAGTGGAAGGAAAAGACCATGAAGGGGCATTTTTCCCCTCAGTTGCTGGAAGGAATCCGACTGGCAGTTTCAAACGGGGAACAGGTAATCCTATTTCAGAATCGCCGCGGCTTCGCACCGGTGCTGGAATGCCAGTGGTGCGGATGGAGGCCCGTTTGTACACAGTGTGATGTAAGTATGGTATATCACAAAACATCTCATCAGCTCCGTTGTCATTACTGCGGTGCTACCTCTGCTATGCCGGCCTCCTGTCATGCCTGCGGCGACACCCATCTTAAACTGAAAGGGTTCGGCACGGAACAAATCGAAGAAGAACTGAATTTATACCTGCCCGGACTTTGTATCAGCAGGATGGATCTGGATACCACCCGCTCCAGACAGGCCCATTTTCAGCTGGTGAAAGATTTCGAGGACGGCAAGATCCAGGTATTGGTGGGAACCCAAATGATTACCAAAGGGCTGGACTTTGAACATGTGTCGCTGGTAGGGATAATGGACGCAGACGGACTGCTGGGTTTCCCGGATTTTCGCGCGCATGAAAGGGCCTTCCAGCTGATGGAACAAGTGGCGGGAAGGGCCGGACGGAGATTACAGAGAGGGAATGTGATCATCCAGAGCCGGAATCCTGACCATCCTGTTATTCGCTGTGTAACAAAACACGACTACCTCTCCATGTTCCGCGAAGAATTATCCCAGCGGATTCAGCTTGGGTTTCCACCGGAAACAAGACTAATAGAAATTCTTCTTTTACACCGCGATTTGGCAACGCTGGAAGGAGCCTCCGCCGCCTTTGCAGAAATGCTGAGAGAGCCGCTGGGCAAGCGCGTGCTGGGGCCCGAATTTCCCATTATCCCGAGAGTGCGGAATTATTACCGTAAAAAAATCCTCATCCGCATAGAAACCGGGGCCTCTGTTTCAGAGATAAAAAACCGAGTCCGAAAAATAATACTCCGGTTCAGGGAGGATCCCGCTTACCGCCCGGTGCAAGTGCAAACCGATGTGGATCCGTACTGA